A genomic region of Exiguobacterium oxidotolerans JCM 12280 contains the following coding sequences:
- the tdh gene encoding L-threonine 3-dehydrogenase — MMTKLVTAVEQTTKTTTMRALVKEERGFGAVLKEVAVPVPGRGEVLIRVEATSICGTDVHIYEWDAWAASRVNPPYVFGHEFSGEVVELGEGTKRLKLGDHVSAETHIVCHQCKQCLRGQYHICKNTKIIGVDTQGCFAEYVVMPEENLWVNPEEMPASIASIQEPMGNAVHTVLASDVSAKTVAIVGCGPIGLMAVSVAKAAGAAEVVAIDVNPYRLELAKTMGADVVLDSRHDDVIERIMMMTDGDGIDVVCEMSGHPVAIRQAFEMVTAGGDVNILSLPVKPVEIDLTNHVVFKGVRVQGITGRKMYETWSQVSAFLSSGKVDVKPLITHTLPLERFEEGFELMRQGKCGKVVLQPRGTN; from the coding sequence ATGATGACGAAATTAGTGACGGCGGTAGAACAGACGACGAAGACAACAACGATGCGGGCGCTCGTCAAAGAGGAGCGTGGGTTCGGAGCGGTCTTAAAAGAAGTTGCTGTTCCTGTACCGGGGCGTGGCGAAGTATTGATCCGTGTCGAAGCGACATCGATTTGTGGGACGGACGTCCACATTTATGAGTGGGATGCCTGGGCTGCATCGCGCGTCAATCCACCTTATGTATTCGGTCATGAGTTTTCGGGAGAAGTCGTCGAACTCGGTGAGGGGACAAAACGGCTGAAACTCGGCGATCATGTCTCGGCTGAAACACACATCGTCTGTCATCAGTGTAAACAATGTTTGCGCGGACAGTATCACATTTGTAAGAATACAAAAATCATCGGTGTCGATACACAAGGCTGTTTTGCCGAGTATGTCGTCATGCCGGAAGAAAACCTCTGGGTCAATCCGGAAGAAATGCCGGCAAGCATCGCGTCGATTCAAGAACCGATGGGGAATGCCGTCCATACGGTACTCGCAAGCGATGTCAGTGCCAAGACGGTCGCCATCGTCGGCTGCGGTCCAATCGGTTTGATGGCGGTCTCTGTCGCGAAAGCGGCAGGGGCAGCGGAAGTCGTCGCCATTGATGTCAATCCGTATCGGTTAGAGCTTGCGAAAACGATGGGGGCAGATGTCGTCCTTGATTCACGCCATGATGACGTCATCGAACGGATCATGATGATGACGGACGGCGACGGAATTGATGTCGTCTGTGAGATGAGTGGTCACCCCGTCGCAATCAGGCAAGCCTTTGAAATGGTGACGGCAGGTGGAGATGTCAACATCTTAAGTCTTCCCGTCAAACCGGTCGAAATCGACTTGACGAACCATGTCGTCTTTAAAGGGGTTCGCGTCCAAGGAATCACGGGACGGAAGATGTATGAAACATGGAGCCAAGTCTCTGCCTTCCTCTCAAGTGGAAAAGTCGACGTCAAACCGTTGATCACACATACGTTACCACTCGAACGTTTTGAAGAAGGATTCGAATTGATGCGCCAAGGGAAATGTGGAAAAGTTGTACTACAACCAAGGGGGACGAATTGA
- a CDS encoding glycine C-acetyltransferase, which translates to MGFEHLRTELEEMKAAGTFRKLVPLESAQHNRVTIDGKELIQLSSNNYLGLAAHPRLAKRAADAALEFGAGTGSVRTIAGTLEMHEAFERELATFKHTEAALVFQSGFATNLGVLSALLGPEDVVISDALNHASIIDGIRLTKAKRRIYKHVDLADLEAALQETQDARTRLVVTDGVFSMDGNIAPLPEIVELAEKYDALVMVDDAHASGVLGKSGRGTVNHFGLDGRVALQVGTLSKAIGVLGGYVACEQHVKDYLIHKGRPFLFSTSHPPAVVEANREALRVMEEETELFDRLWENTEFFKQGLRDLGFDIGTSTTPITPVIVGDEALCHKLSDQLRAHGVFAQGIAFPTVAKGKARVRTIVTAEHTRDDLEQAIEAFKQVGQELNLI; encoded by the coding sequence ATGGGTTTCGAACACTTACGGACAGAATTAGAGGAAATGAAAGCGGCGGGGACGTTCCGCAAGCTCGTACCACTCGAAAGTGCACAACACAATCGTGTGACGATTGATGGAAAAGAACTGATTCAACTATCTTCAAACAATTATCTCGGACTCGCGGCGCACCCGCGTCTCGCAAAACGGGCAGCGGATGCAGCACTTGAATTCGGTGCCGGGACAGGATCGGTCCGGACGATCGCGGGAACACTCGAAATGCATGAAGCGTTCGAGCGGGAACTGGCAACATTCAAACATACGGAAGCAGCACTTGTCTTCCAGTCGGGATTCGCAACGAACCTCGGTGTCTTGTCGGCACTGCTCGGACCAGAGGATGTCGTCATTTCCGATGCCCTTAATCATGCTTCGATCATCGATGGGATTCGCTTGACGAAAGCGAAACGCCGCATTTATAAACACGTTGACTTAGCGGACCTTGAAGCAGCGCTCCAAGAGACGCAAGACGCACGGACACGACTCGTCGTCACGGACGGTGTCTTCTCGATGGACGGGAACATCGCACCACTTCCGGAAATCGTCGAACTCGCAGAAAAGTACGATGCGCTTGTCATGGTCGATGACGCCCATGCATCGGGTGTGTTAGGGAAAAGCGGCCGCGGGACGGTTAATCACTTCGGTCTTGACGGTCGTGTCGCCCTGCAAGTCGGTACCTTATCGAAAGCCATTGGTGTCCTCGGCGGGTATGTTGCATGTGAACAGCATGTCAAAGACTACTTAATCCATAAAGGACGTCCCTTCCTCTTCTCGACGTCACATCCGCCAGCTGTCGTCGAAGCAAACCGCGAAGCACTGCGGGTAATGGAAGAAGAGACGGAACTGTTCGACCGTCTTTGGGAAAACACAGAGTTCTTCAAACAAGGACTACGGGATCTTGGCTTTGACATCGGCACATCGACGACGCCGATCACACCGGTCATCGTCGGCGACGAAGCGCTTTGTCATAAGTTGTCCGATCAACTGCGTGCTCACGGCGTCTTCGCGCAAGGAATTGCCTTCCCAACGGTCGCGAAAGGGAAAGCACGTGTCCGGACAATCGTTACGGCAGAGCATACGCGGGACGACTTGGAACAAGCAATCGAAGCCTTCAAACAAGTCGGACAAGAATTAAACTTGATTTAA
- a CDS encoding alpha/beta hydrolase, whose translation MTIQKKLLLASLLMLTFLLGGCIRIQYDATVHLDQSVTLKTTYAAKEHPVARLLNFNPDWEMYAKQAEKNGYAASTFKTKDDYEGLRMEKTFANLEDLASIKDEWKTGVGGILIPPDTTYDVDKHEGFWFNTYRLNTNIDLSIDRLNIKGYHPTGQVKKLADRYIRQADIEIKLHVPEVVALQNAEKIDWANYNDVSWKLYGTKDNQLQLVAYVPNPTGWIITGIVLLIGLGLLTFWIIHHVRKLRRKQLQTISISLLVCLLLGGGAWLIFADETASAPPPTAQIVTESKGEIVPTFMVHGLFGTERTFLPMIENFTEKKLADDGGRCDVDRAGKVTCKINDSSTGFPLVRIIFEDDEASLAQQQTWLESAIAQYDKQQKATFTDIQLVGHSMGGVDVVEYTLNENLPYTIRKVVTLDAPIGGSDYATLGLTLAPFGTNTNSPAIQDLAEKSKAIERLKARLETWPRDVLVYSFGAKGGDFNLIPLDSSFALEDYTDNIQTKSYKYDHFTIHRREPVFREVRDFLFKENLVVEEEDDQ comes from the coding sequence ATGACGATTCAAAAAAAGCTATTGCTGGCGTCTTTACTGATGCTGACGTTTTTGCTCGGTGGCTGCATTCGCATTCAGTATGATGCGACTGTCCATCTGGATCAAAGTGTCACCTTGAAGACGACATATGCAGCAAAAGAACATCCGGTCGCACGATTATTGAACTTTAATCCGGACTGGGAGATGTATGCGAAGCAAGCTGAAAAAAACGGCTATGCAGCGTCGACTTTTAAAACGAAGGATGACTATGAAGGACTTCGTATGGAAAAAACATTCGCGAACCTTGAAGATTTGGCCTCGATTAAAGATGAATGGAAGACGGGTGTCGGGGGGATCTTGATTCCGCCCGATACGACGTATGATGTGGACAAGCATGAAGGTTTTTGGTTTAATACGTACCGTTTAAATACGAACATCGACTTAAGTATCGATCGCTTAAATATCAAGGGCTATCATCCTACAGGTCAAGTTAAAAAGTTAGCTGATCGTTACATCCGTCAAGCGGATATCGAGATTAAACTGCACGTCCCGGAAGTCGTCGCTTTGCAAAATGCAGAGAAAATCGACTGGGCGAACTACAATGACGTCTCGTGGAAATTATACGGGACGAAAGATAATCAATTGCAACTCGTGGCATACGTCCCGAATCCGACGGGCTGGATTATCACGGGGATCGTCTTATTGATCGGACTCGGTCTCTTGACGTTTTGGATCATCCACCATGTGCGGAAATTACGCCGGAAGCAACTTCAAACAATCAGTATCTCGCTACTCGTTTGTCTGTTACTCGGAGGTGGTGCTTGGTTAATCTTTGCCGACGAGACGGCGAGTGCCCCGCCACCGACAGCGCAAATCGTGACGGAATCGAAGGGGGAGATTGTCCCGACGTTCATGGTGCATGGCTTGTTCGGGACGGAACGGACCTTCTTACCGATGATTGAAAATTTTACGGAGAAAAAGTTAGCGGATGACGGAGGGCGATGTGATGTTGATCGGGCAGGGAAGGTAACTTGTAAAATCAATGACTCGTCGACCGGCTTCCCACTCGTTCGTATCATCTTCGAAGACGATGAAGCAAGCCTTGCGCAGCAACAGACGTGGCTCGAATCGGCGATCGCTCAGTATGACAAGCAACAAAAGGCGACGTTTACCGACATCCAACTTGTTGGTCACAGTATGGGCGGAGTTGACGTCGTCGAATATACGTTGAATGAAAATCTTCCGTATACGATTCGAAAAGTCGTTACGCTTGATGCACCAATCGGAGGTTCGGATTATGCGACGCTTGGCTTGACGCTTGCTCCGTTCGGGACGAATACGAACAGTCCGGCGATTCAAGATTTAGCAGAGAAGTCGAAGGCGATTGAACGGTTGAAAGCGCGACTTGAGACGTGGCCGCGTGACGTCCTTGTTTATTCCTTCGGTGCCAAAGGAGGCGACTTCAATCTGATTCCGTTAGACAGTTCGTTCGCGCTCGAAGATTATACTGACAACATCCAGACGAAGTCATATAAATATGACCACTTCACGATTCACCGGCGCGAACCGGTTTTCCGCGAAGTACGCGATTTCTTATTTAAAGAAAATCTAGTCGTGGAAGAGGAGGACGATCAATGA
- a CDS encoding phytoene desaturase family protein: MKRVAIIGGGIAGVTAAALLAREGHDVTLLEGSREWGGSAGKFTRKELTYPVGATLGMGFQRGGIHDRILRHLGLNVETELLDLVMTIKIDGHDIAYYRDRARFIGELQDVFPQQAQQIGTFFEEIDKIQRHVAPLMESLPALPVRTLHDAQLILKEAQSSLPLLPYVTQTVGQVLRRHGLEGSVFARLVDGILLDSMQTGQEASALLGAVALSIYHDGAYYVPGGLYRVAEILKESAEHDGATMLLGRKITSVKQTADGFLLEDRRGRLVLADVVIGALPLEAMQRLVSPPLQQTLKRTYARQRKLAQWATFTYYAAFPEKLVASDSAFRQIHDERLPSGHAFLSLSRSGDVKRAPEGVRTLTMSCHVPIGYFDATDNVHYGHQIESMQDVFETIVEQEFPGFREQVIERHPGGPGAWVRYTSRPDGGVGGYPQLRSTSLFRAASFRTGVPNLYVIGDTVFPGAGTIGASTSAIHVARQLGVKI, from the coding sequence ATGAAACGCGTCGCGATTATTGGTGGTGGGATTGCCGGCGTGACAGCGGCGGCGCTCCTCGCTCGAGAAGGGCATGATGTGACATTGCTTGAAGGAAGTCGTGAATGGGGCGGTTCCGCAGGCAAATTCACCCGAAAAGAGTTGACGTATCCGGTTGGCGCGACACTTGGGATGGGCTTTCAACGGGGCGGCATTCATGACCGGATTTTGCGACACCTGGGGTTAAATGTCGAAACGGAATTACTTGATCTTGTGATGACGATTAAAATCGATGGACACGATATTGCCTATTACCGTGACCGTGCTCGATTCATCGGAGAACTACAGGATGTATTCCCACAGCAGGCGCAGCAAATCGGTACATTTTTTGAAGAAATCGATAAGATTCAACGTCATGTCGCTCCGTTGATGGAGTCACTCCCGGCACTACCTGTACGAACATTGCACGATGCACAGTTGATTCTAAAAGAAGCACAATCGAGCCTGCCCTTACTTCCATACGTCACACAGACCGTCGGACAAGTGTTACGGCGCCATGGGTTGGAAGGATCGGTTTTCGCTCGGCTGGTGGACGGAATTTTATTAGACAGTATGCAGACTGGACAGGAAGCATCCGCGTTACTCGGTGCCGTTGCCTTATCGATTTATCACGACGGAGCGTACTATGTGCCGGGCGGTCTTTATCGAGTCGCAGAAATCTTAAAAGAATCGGCAGAACATGACGGGGCGACGATGTTGCTTGGTCGTAAAATCACATCGGTCAAGCAAACGGCAGATGGCTTTTTATTAGAAGATCGTCGCGGTCGTCTCGTGTTAGCGGATGTCGTCATCGGTGCGCTCCCACTCGAAGCGATGCAACGTCTCGTCAGTCCACCTCTTCAGCAGACGCTTAAACGGACGTACGCAAGACAAAGGAAACTGGCGCAATGGGCCACATTCACGTATTATGCTGCTTTTCCGGAAAAACTGGTTGCATCTGATAGTGCCTTTCGACAAATTCATGATGAACGGTTACCGTCGGGTCATGCCTTTTTGTCATTATCACGTTCGGGCGATGTAAAACGCGCTCCGGAGGGCGTGCGGACATTGACGATGTCCTGTCACGTCCCGATTGGTTACTTTGATGCTACGGACAACGTACATTACGGGCATCAGATCGAAAGCATGCAGGATGTATTCGAAACGATTGTCGAACAAGAGTTTCCCGGCTTTCGCGAGCAGGTAATCGAACGTCATCCTGGTGGACCGGGCGCCTGGGTGCGCTACACGTCACGACCGGACGGTGGCGTCGGTGGTTATCCGCAATTGCGTTCAACGAGTTTGTTCCGCGCGGCATCATTTCGGACCGGTGTCCCGAATCTCTACGTCATTGGCGATACCGTCTTTCCGGGGGCAGGGACAATCGGTGCGTCGACGTCAGCGATTCATGTCGCCCGGCAGTTAGGTGTCAAGATTTGA
- a CDS encoding DUF445 domain-containing protein, whose translation MQHEVNTPKSSTRRLATVSLIFMAVGFVASLPFKENAWIFWLQSGFEAGLVGGIADWFAITALFRHPLGLKIPHTNLLPKNRERVIESIVQMLEKDLLNKESIVEKLRHMTLADRFIKLLRSLVLVPAFRSTVTELLIGILRKLPRASIIKAVDERIVETIRAYPAKKLADRLIDLNDERRLDELAIDQLLDYGQKLLQDPVIRDQIGRLAYQAMIDQEKNTFLRVTAKTVQKVYSEERLSLVIQSVLLSVIQDMKHVHHPNRLAIIDHIRRNLAQLAQDDVRLGKIDAWKMQEIERIDLEPILDRAYTSGIAELETYFISDAFWEQRALPLMNQALDEWEHHPTFKEESDRWMKDQLVRFVDQNHARIGGLVRENLNRFDTETLIHMIEDKVGNDLQWIRVNGAICGFFIGLILGGVKLFFA comes from the coding sequence TTGCAACACGAGGTGAATACACCAAAATCTTCGACACGACGCCTCGCGACCGTCTCGTTGATATTTATGGCAGTCGGTTTTGTCGCGTCGTTACCGTTTAAAGAAAATGCTTGGATTTTTTGGCTCCAAAGTGGTTTTGAGGCCGGTCTCGTCGGTGGAATCGCCGATTGGTTCGCGATTACAGCTCTGTTTCGTCATCCGCTCGGTCTAAAGATTCCACATACGAACTTGCTGCCGAAAAATCGTGAACGGGTCATCGAATCGATTGTCCAAATGCTCGAAAAAGATTTATTGAACAAAGAAAGCATCGTCGAAAAGCTGCGCCACATGACGCTTGCAGATCGCTTCATCAAATTATTACGTTCGCTTGTGTTAGTCCCGGCGTTTCGATCGACTGTGACGGAACTATTGATTGGGATTTTACGAAAACTTCCACGGGCATCAATCATCAAGGCGGTCGATGAGCGAATCGTTGAAACGATTCGAGCGTACCCGGCGAAGAAATTAGCCGATCGCTTAATCGATTTGAACGACGAGCGCCGACTCGATGAGTTGGCGATTGATCAACTGCTCGATTACGGACAAAAACTCTTGCAAGACCCCGTCATCCGCGATCAAATCGGACGACTTGCCTACCAGGCAATGATTGATCAAGAAAAAAATACCTTCTTACGGGTGACGGCGAAGACGGTTCAAAAAGTCTACTCGGAGGAACGCCTCAGCCTTGTCATCCAAAGTGTCCTCTTGAGCGTGATTCAAGACATGAAACACGTCCATCATCCAAATCGGTTGGCGATCATCGATCACATCCGTCGGAATTTGGCACAGCTCGCACAAGATGATGTCCGATTAGGGAAAATCGATGCGTGGAAGATGCAAGAAATCGAACGAATTGATTTAGAGCCGATCCTCGATCGCGCCTACACGTCAGGTATCGCAGAGCTAGAGACATACTTTATATCAGATGCATTTTGGGAACAACGGGCACTGCCTTTAATGAACCAGGCGCTTGATGAGTGGGAACACCATCCGACGTTCAAAGAGGAGAGCGACCGCTGGATGAAAGACCAACTCGTCCGGTTCGTCGACCAAAACCATGCGCGGATCGGCGGACTCGTCCGTGAGAACTTGAATCGGTTCGATACGGAAACGTTGATTCATATGATTGAGGACAAAGTCGGAAACGACTTACAATGGATTCGGGTCAACGGAGCGATTTGTGGATTTTTCATCGGTTTAATTTTAGGTGGAGTCAAACTATTTTTTGCGTAA
- a CDS encoding DNA-3-methyladenine glycosylase family protein, with the protein MWQQEVKLTSDYDFEGVRTRLLNDSLQQRLGDVLRIPIRVDAQPWIGQIGAKDRRTIVLTGDGPKDVMVEAMQRRFRLNEPNPSHELKQTTLAPIVETFGAERLVLDVDPFTALTRSIIHQQINLSFARVLTDRVFRTFGTTIDGVVFPPTQAELAGASVEDLRALQLSGRKVDYLLRAATAHLDFEQLRQAEDAVIAEQLIALKGVGPWTVQNVLMFGYGRSDLFPASDIGILRAFERLNGVRPTVNEAIVLAEEFAPYRSHAAYLLWRSIE; encoded by the coding sequence ATGTGGCAACAAGAAGTAAAATTGACGTCTGATTATGATTTTGAGGGCGTCCGGACCCGTCTGTTGAATGATTCGCTACAGCAACGGCTAGGAGACGTTTTACGGATTCCGATTCGTGTTGACGCTCAGCCTTGGATTGGTCAAATCGGGGCGAAAGACCGTCGGACGATCGTGCTGACAGGGGACGGACCGAAAGACGTGATGGTTGAAGCGATGCAACGGCGGTTTCGCTTGAATGAACCGAACCCGTCGCACGAACTAAAGCAGACGACGCTTGCTCCGATCGTTGAAACGTTTGGTGCGGAACGGCTTGTGCTCGATGTTGATCCGTTCACGGCCTTGACACGGTCCATCATCCACCAGCAAATCAATCTGTCGTTCGCACGCGTCTTGACGGACCGGGTTTTTCGAACATTCGGAACGACAATCGACGGCGTCGTTTTTCCGCCGACGCAAGCTGAACTGGCGGGTGCTTCGGTAGAAGACTTACGGGCGTTGCAACTATCGGGTCGTAAAGTCGATTATTTGTTACGGGCGGCGACCGCCCACCTTGACTTTGAACAACTCCGACAGGCGGAAGATGCGGTCATCGCGGAACAATTGATTGCTTTAAAAGGCGTCGGTCCCTGGACGGTCCAAAATGTGTTGATGTTCGGCTATGGGCGGAGTGATCTATTTCCGGCGTCCGACATCGGAATCTTACGGGCATTTGAACGCTTGAATGGCGTTCGTCCGACTGTCAATGAAGCGATTGTTCTCGCTGAAGAATTTGCCCCGTACCGCAGTCACGCTGCTTACTTATTGTGGCGTTCGATTGAATAA
- a CDS encoding RicAFT regulatory complex protein RicA family protein: MCMYTDEQIIEKANEIAKMISETSEVERFKAAEANINGNEKVQKMMKQIKFLQKEAVNCQHYGKTEALARVEAKLDKLFAELDEMPVVQQFQESQEEVNGLLQYITVTISNGITDQIIEATDGDVLAGKTGSGMEAENKSGGCGY; encoded by the coding sequence ATGTGTATGTATACAGATGAACAAATCATCGAAAAAGCAAACGAAATCGCTAAAATGATTTCTGAAACGTCAGAAGTCGAACGGTTTAAAGCGGCCGAAGCCAACATCAATGGCAACGAAAAAGTTCAAAAGATGATGAAACAAATCAAGTTCCTCCAAAAAGAGGCAGTCAACTGCCAGCACTACGGAAAAACAGAGGCACTCGCGCGTGTTGAAGCAAAACTGGATAAATTATTTGCTGAGCTCGATGAGATGCCGGTCGTCCAACAGTTCCAAGAGTCGCAAGAAGAAGTCAACGGCTTACTTCAGTACATCACGGTGACAATCTCGAACGGGATTACGGATCAAATCATCGAAGCAACGGATGGCGATGTCTTAGCTGGAAAAACGGGCAGTGGGATGGAAGCTGAAAACAAAAGCGGCGGTTGCGGCTATTAA
- the mutS gene encoding DNA mismatch repair protein MutS: protein MEAVHNTPMMKQYFSIKADYPDAFLFYRLGDFYELFFDDAKQVAHELELTLTAKNGKNAEHPIPMCGVPHHAANGYIEQLIERGYKVALCDQVEDPKLTKGLVKREVIQVITPGTLMSSLTEKENRYLVAIAEQEGRFGIARGDVSTGESALTSVTSLDAVIKELSIILPREIVVTNPEHTAALQSLRIPLTESTRRESHPHGDRAIDAAQADAFAVLYAYMHDTQKRALSHLQPALVYEATDFMQLEPNTVKNLELVRSARTGDKKGSLLGLLDITGTAMGGRMLKRWLEKPLLSEQTITERLDAVEELLAHYFERHQLKDTLREVYDLERLVAKVGYGTASARDLVQLKTTLRLIPRIQAALEELLSQRLGQLAIGLDPHDELTALLDAAFVEAPPISTKDGGMIRTGFNAELDELLTASKDGKTWLATLEASERQATGIKTLKIGYNRVFGYYIEVSRANAKLLPEGRYERKQTLANAERYITPELKEKEALILGAEEKSITMEYELFCGVRDQVKTHIESLQRVSRRIAELDVLVALAEIAETHDYVRPVTTNGRSVAIEDGRHPVIETVLPRGEYVANGIALDEAREMLLITGPNMSGKSTYMRQFALIALLHQIGSFVPASRAELPVFDQIFTRIGAADDLVSGQSTFMVEMVETQEALTRATDRSLILLDEIGRGTSTYDGMALAQAIVEHIADSVGAKTLFSTHYHELTVLEETIAKLANVHVRAVEQNGRVVFLHEVRDGKADQSYGIHVARLADLPETLISRAEVLLSEFEQADQSVKPPVDVTPPVLEAPIDQLSLFAEPDPVKETVATLDLINMTPLDALNTLYRLQAEARK from the coding sequence ATGGAAGCAGTGCACAACACACCAATGATGAAACAATATTTTTCAATTAAGGCGGATTATCCGGATGCCTTTTTATTTTATCGACTCGGTGATTTTTATGAATTGTTTTTTGATGATGCCAAACAAGTCGCTCATGAACTGGAGCTGACGTTGACGGCGAAGAACGGGAAGAATGCTGAACATCCGATTCCGATGTGCGGCGTACCGCATCATGCGGCGAACGGGTACATCGAACAATTGATTGAACGGGGATATAAAGTCGCTCTGTGTGACCAAGTCGAAGATCCGAAGCTGACGAAAGGACTCGTCAAGCGGGAAGTTATTCAAGTCATCACGCCGGGTACGTTGATGTCGTCCTTGACGGAAAAGGAAAACCGTTACCTCGTCGCAATCGCTGAACAGGAAGGACGGTTCGGGATTGCCCGTGGGGACGTCTCGACAGGCGAGAGTGCCTTGACGAGTGTTACTTCGCTCGACGCCGTCATCAAGGAACTGAGTATCATCTTGCCACGGGAAATCGTCGTCACGAATCCGGAGCACACAGCAGCATTACAGTCGTTACGGATCCCGTTGACGGAAAGCACGCGCCGTGAAAGTCATCCACACGGTGACCGGGCGATCGACGCGGCACAAGCGGATGCGTTCGCTGTCCTTTATGCCTATATGCATGATACGCAAAAACGTGCCTTGTCGCACCTGCAACCGGCGCTTGTGTACGAAGCGACGGACTTTATGCAGCTTGAGCCGAATACGGTCAAAAACCTTGAACTCGTCCGGTCAGCACGAACAGGCGACAAAAAGGGTTCGTTGCTTGGATTACTCGACATCACGGGAACAGCGATGGGCGGCCGGATGCTCAAGCGGTGGCTTGAAAAACCGCTCTTGTCGGAACAGACGATTACGGAGCGGCTCGACGCGGTCGAAGAACTGCTTGCGCACTACTTTGAGCGGCACCAGTTGAAGGATACGTTAAGAGAAGTCTATGACCTCGAACGACTCGTCGCAAAAGTCGGCTACGGCACAGCTTCTGCCCGTGATCTCGTCCAACTGAAAACGACGTTACGATTGATTCCACGGATACAGGCAGCGCTCGAAGAACTGCTCAGCCAGCGTCTCGGGCAATTAGCGATTGGACTTGATCCGCATGACGAGTTAACGGCGTTGCTTGATGCGGCATTCGTCGAAGCCCCACCGATTTCAACAAAGGACGGTGGGATGATCCGGACCGGCTTTAACGCTGAGCTCGATGAATTGCTGACGGCTTCAAAAGACGGGAAAACGTGGCTTGCGACACTCGAAGCGAGTGAACGGCAGGCGACCGGCATTAAAACGTTAAAAATCGGCTACAACCGTGTTTTTGGGTATTACATCGAAGTCTCACGTGCCAACGCCAAGTTGCTCCCGGAAGGACGCTATGAACGAAAACAGACGCTTGCGAATGCCGAGCGTTACATTACGCCGGAATTGAAAGAAAAAGAAGCCTTGATTCTCGGAGCGGAAGAAAAAAGTATCACGATGGAATATGAACTCTTCTGTGGTGTCCGTGACCAAGTCAAAACACACATTGAGAGTTTGCAACGGGTCAGCCGCCGGATTGCGGAACTCGACGTCCTCGTCGCGCTCGCGGAAATCGCGGAAACGCACGATTACGTTCGTCCGGTGACGACGAACGGTCGAAGCGTAGCGATTGAAGACGGCCGTCATCCGGTCATCGAAACAGTCTTACCACGCGGGGAATATGTCGCAAACGGGATTGCATTAGACGAAGCGCGTGAAATGTTATTGATCACGGGACCGAACATGTCCGGTAAATCAACCTACATGCGTCAGTTCGCCTTGATTGCCTTACTCCACCAGATCGGTTCGTTCGTTCCGGCATCACGGGCGGAACTTCCCGTCTTCGATCAAATCTTCACCCGGATCGGGGCAGCGGATGATTTAGTCAGTGGACAATCGACGTTCATGGTCGAGATGGTCGAGACACAAGAGGCCTTGACACGGGCGACGGATCGGTCACTTATCTTGCTGGATGAAATCGGTCGGGGTACGTCAACCTATGACGGAATGGCCCTCGCCCAAGCGATTGTCGAGCACATTGCTGACTCAGTCGGCGCGAAAACGCTTTTCTCGACCCACTACCATGAGTTGACGGTGCTTGAAGAAACGATTGCGAAGCTTGCGAACGTCCACGTCCGCGCCGTCGAACAAAACGGACGCGTCGTGTTCTTACATGAAGTCCGGGACGGGAAAGCCGATCAATCCTACGGGATTCATGTCGCCCGTCTCGCAGATTTACCGGAAACCTTGATTTCGCGGGCAGAAGTGCTATTGTCTGAGTTCGAACAAGCCGATCAAAGCGTCAAACCACCGGTCGACGTCACACCGCCAGTACTCGAGGCACCAATCGATCAGCTGAGCTTGTTCGCGGAACCGGACCCTGTCAAGGAAACGGTCGCAACGCTTGATTTGATTAACATGACACCGCTCGATGCACTCAATACGTTGTATCGGTTGCAAGCAGAAGCCAGAAAGTGA